The Drosophila biarmipes strain raj3 chromosome 2L, RU_DBia_V1.1, whole genome shotgun sequence genome has a window encoding:
- the LOC108033806 gene encoding CBY1-interacting BAR domain-containing protein homolog isoform X2, producing MFRRGKLSFLSTKDDRIKIINERINITERHLMEMCSAFALVTRKMAKYRDSFDELAKNVKSYADDEEINESLSNGLKSFTNAVTIIGDYMDVKVHRLEHKIVNELAQFEQLCKSTRDNLRLAVIARDKEVLRQRQMLELKSKFSANNSAADSELFKAKMEVQRTNKEIDDIIGNFEQRKLRDVKQIISDFILISMKQHTKALEVLSASYYDIGSIDERDDFLEFQKLMKAKEEPTPRKAALKKGLRSQSMDSLEHEHLVSPLKRRPKLSRSSKNLAGAGINRGSRTEPEEETDEQDEEEDDDEDEETDQSGDEEEESGTATDDEREPPQPSSQVTPHDNVFGAKIRSGGKEVATPSTSASATSAPSKPSRQTVKHPFKAVASTHVRLQKQFHVPQH from the exons ATGTTTCGCCGCGGAAAATTATCCTTTCTGAGCACCAAAGACGATcgcattaaaataataaacgaaCGGATCAATATAACAGAACGCCATTTAATGGAGATGTGCTCAGCCTTCGCGTTGGTAACAAGAAAAATGGCCAA GTACCGTGACTCCTTCGATGAGCTGGCCAAGAATGTGAAGAGTTATGCGGACGACGAGGAAATCAACGAGAGCCTTTCTAATGGACTAAAGAGCTTTACTAATGCGGTTACGATAATCGGCGATTATATGGACGTCAAAGTGCACCGGTTAGAACATAAG ATTGTCAACGAGTTGGCGCAATTCGAGCAGCTTTGCAAGTCGACCAGGGACAATCTTCGCCTTGCTGTTATTGCCCGGGACAAGGAGGTTCTACGCCAGCGCCAGATGCTAGAGTTAAAGTCGAAGTTTTCAGCGAACAAT AGTGCCGCCGACTCGGAGCTGTTCAAAGCCAAAATGGAGGTGCAGCGCACCAACAAGGAAATTGACGACATCATCGGAAATTTCGAGCAGCGAAAGCTGCGTGACGTAAAGCAGATCATCAGCGATTTTATTCTGATCTCCATGAAGCAGCACACCAAGGCCTTGGAGGTGCTGAGCGCAAGCTACTACGACATAGGAAGCATTGATGAGCGCGACGATTTCCTGGAGTTCCAGAAGCTGATGAAAGCCAAGGAGGAGCCCACGCCTCGCAAGGCGGCCCTGAAGAAGGGCCTGCGCTCCCAATCCATGGATAGTTTGGAGCACGAGCACCTTGTTAGCCCGCTGAAAAGGCGTCCGAAATTATCGAGGAGCAGCAAAAATCTGGCAGGAGCGGGAATAAATCGCGGGAGCAGGACAGAGCCCGAAGAGGAAACCGATGAGcaggatgaggaggaggatgatgACGAAGATGAG GAAACCGACCAAAGTGGAGATGAGGAGGAGGAATCAGGGACAGCAACAGACGACGAAAGGGAGCCCCCACAGCCGAGCAGCCAGGTCACCCCACACGATAATGTCTTTGGCGCCAAGATCCGATCTGGAGGCAAAGAAGTCGCCACGCCCTCCACCAGCGCCAGTGCGACTTCTGCTCCTTCGAAGCCCAGCAGACAAACGGTCAAGCATCCCTTCAAGGCGGTGGCCTCCACCCATGTAAGGTTGCAGAAACAGTTCCACGTTCCCCAGCACTAG
- the LOC108033805 gene encoding probable tRNA (guanine(26)-N(2))-dimethyltransferase, with protein sequence MEVEEEKPQIITENPNETVIRERNAEIVSGGNVFYNPVQEFNRDLSIAVLNVYFRRLAKERVEKALKKQRGKVQEEEDAKPSSAPEEQSVYVAGTRYEDGLRILEALAATGLRSIRYAQEIAGVRQIVANDLSRQAVASINTNVIHNKVEDLIEPSHSDAMTLMYLSTHAEKRFDAVDLDPYGCPNRFLDGAMQCLVDGGLLLVTATDMAVLAGNAPEACYVKYGSVPLRMKCCHEMALRILLHCIESHANRHGKYIEPLLSVSADFYIRIFVRVYVGQAQCKLSMSKQSWMYQCTGCETFTLQPLGITKPNPTAGNPKQLKFGIPTGPAVNSQCEHCGHRHHLGGPIWSAPIHNPEFVQDLLKAVQETSLQSLGTQRRIVGVLSMVQEELQDVPLYYTPDKLCCVLKLEIVPMLKFRSAILHAGYRVSYSHASKNSLKTDAPPAVLWDILRSWSKRHPVNPERMIPGTPLEAILSKECTADYEFDELHPEANPKSRKSALSRFQENPTPHWGPGTRATIMIGENKLPKSYRNQNKKQRHKASQQQPEEDQKTPQALENDGDEKHPAKQPKLEASA encoded by the exons ATGGAAGTCGAGGAGGAAAAACCGCAG ATCATCACGGAGAACCCCAATGAGACCGTGATCCGTGAGCGCAATGCGGAGATCGTTTCCGGCGGCAATGTTTTCTACAATCCTGTCCAGGAGTTCAACCGAGATCTGAGCATCGCGGTCCTGAATGTTTACTTTCGGAGATTAGCAAAGGAAAGGGTCGAAAAGGCGCTCAAAAAGCAGCGGGGGAAGGTGCAAGAGGAGGAGGATGCGAAACCCTCTTCGGCTCCCGAGGAACAATCCGTTTATGTGGCAGGCACTCGTTATGAGGATGGACTTCGGATCCTCGAGGCCCTCGCAGCCACCGGCTTGCGGAGCATCCGTTACGCCCAGGAGATCGCAGGAGTCCGCCAAATTGTGGCCAACGACCTCTCCCGCCAGGCAGTGGCCTCGATCAACACGAATGTCATACACAACAAGGTGGAGGATTTGATCGAGCCCAGCCACTCGGATGCCAT GACCCTCATGTATCTTTCGACTCACGCCGAAAAGCGCTTCGATGCTGTGGATCTCGATCCGTACGGATGTCCCAATCGCTTCCTCGACGGAGCTATGCAGTGTCTAGTAGACGGGGGTCTGCTGCTGGTCACAGCCACCGATATGGCCGTGCTGGCCGGAAATGCCCCGGAAGCATGTTACGTAAAATACGGGTCGGTGCCGCTGCGGATGAAGTGCTGCCACGAGATGGCACTTCGAATCCTGCTTCACTGCATCGAGAGCCATGCCAACAGGCACGGCAAGTACATTGAGCCGCTTCTGAGCGTCTCAGCGGACTTCTACATCCGTATATTTGTTCGAGTGTATGTCGGACAGGCCCAGTGCAAGCTGTCGATGAGCAAGCAGTCCTGGATGTACCAGTGCACTGGTTGCGAGACCTTTACCCTTCAGCCACTCGGTATAACTAAGCCCAATCCCACGGCCGGTAATCCAAAGCAACTGAAGTTCGGGATACCGACAGGTCCGGCGGTTAACTCGCAGTGCGAGCATTGCGGTCACAGGCACCATCTGGGTGGACCCATTTGGTCAGCTCCGATTCATAATCCAGAGTTTGTGCAGGATCTGTTAAAGGCCGTGCAGGAAACATCGTTGCAATCTCTGGGCACCCAAAGGAGGATCGTTGGAGTGTTGTCCATGGTCCAAGAGGAACTACAGGATGTCCCCCTTTACTATACTCCGGACAAACTGTGCTGCGTGCTTAAGCTGGAGATTGTGCCCATGCTAAAGTTCCGCTCGGCCATCCTCCATGCAGGCTATCGAGTCTCCTACTCACATGCCTCGAAGAACTCGTTGAAAACTGATGCCCCGCCCGCGGTGTTGTGGGACATTCTGCGCAGCTGGAGCAAAAGGCATCCGGTGAATCCCGAGAGGATGATTCCTGGAACACCTCTGGAGGCCATACTTTCGAAGGAATGCACCGCGGACTACGAGTTTGACGAACTTCACCCGGAGGCCAACCCGAAAAGCCGCAAATCGGCATTATCGCGATTCCAGGAGAATCCCACACCACATTGGGGACCAGGAACCAGAGCCACAATCAT GATTGGCGAAAATAAACTGCCGAAGAGCTACCGCAACCAGAACAAGAAGCAGCGTCACAAAGCTTCGCAACAGCAGCCTGAAGAGGACCAAAAGACCCCACAAGCGCTGGAGAATGATGGTGATGAGAAGCACCCTGCCAAGCAGCCCAAGCTGGAGGCGTCTGCGTGA
- the LOC108033810 gene encoding heat shock factor-binding protein 1 isoform X1: MTDLRNEMDSDLDQNYSLNSNADPKNMQELTIYVQNLLQNVQDKFQTMSDQIITRIDDMGNRIDDLEKSIADLMNQAGIEGQGPEK, from the exons ATGACCGATCTGCGCAACGAGATGGACAGCGATCTGGACCAGAACTACTCCCTGAACAGCAACGCGGACCCCAAGAACATGCAGGAGCTGACCATATAC GTACAAAATCTGTTGCAGAACGTGCAGGACAAGTTCCAGACGATGTCCGACCAGATCATAACGCGCATCGACGACATGGGCAACCGCATCGACGACCTGGAGAAGAGCATCGCTGACTTGATGAACCAGGCCGGTATCGAGGGCCAGGGCCCGGAGAAATGA
- the LOC108033806 gene encoding CBY1-interacting BAR domain-containing protein homolog isoform X1 produces the protein MFRRGKLSFLSTKDDRIKIINERINITERHLMEMCSAFALVTRKMAKYRDSFDELAKNVKSYADDEEINESLSNGLKSFTNAVTIIGDYMDVKVHRLEHKIVNELAQFEQLCKSTRDNLRLAVIARDKEVLRQRQMLELKSKFSANNSAADSELFKAKMEVQRTNKEIDDIIGNFEQRKLRDVKQIISDFILISMKQHTKALEVLSASYYDIGSIDERDDFLEFQKLMKAKEEPTPRKAALKKGLRSQSMDSLEHEHLVSPLKRRPKLSRSSKNLAGAGINRGSRTEPEEETDEQDEEEDDDEDEETDQSGDEEEESGTATDDEREPPQPSSQVTPHDNVFGAKIRSGGKEVATPSTSASATSAPSKPSRQTVKHPFKAVASTHARRRKSGTGRLVTVVKSKS, from the exons ATGTTTCGCCGCGGAAAATTATCCTTTCTGAGCACCAAAGACGATcgcattaaaataataaacgaaCGGATCAATATAACAGAACGCCATTTAATGGAGATGTGCTCAGCCTTCGCGTTGGTAACAAGAAAAATGGCCAA GTACCGTGACTCCTTCGATGAGCTGGCCAAGAATGTGAAGAGTTATGCGGACGACGAGGAAATCAACGAGAGCCTTTCTAATGGACTAAAGAGCTTTACTAATGCGGTTACGATAATCGGCGATTATATGGACGTCAAAGTGCACCGGTTAGAACATAAG ATTGTCAACGAGTTGGCGCAATTCGAGCAGCTTTGCAAGTCGACCAGGGACAATCTTCGCCTTGCTGTTATTGCCCGGGACAAGGAGGTTCTACGCCAGCGCCAGATGCTAGAGTTAAAGTCGAAGTTTTCAGCGAACAAT AGTGCCGCCGACTCGGAGCTGTTCAAAGCCAAAATGGAGGTGCAGCGCACCAACAAGGAAATTGACGACATCATCGGAAATTTCGAGCAGCGAAAGCTGCGTGACGTAAAGCAGATCATCAGCGATTTTATTCTGATCTCCATGAAGCAGCACACCAAGGCCTTGGAGGTGCTGAGCGCAAGCTACTACGACATAGGAAGCATTGATGAGCGCGACGATTTCCTGGAGTTCCAGAAGCTGATGAAAGCCAAGGAGGAGCCCACGCCTCGCAAGGCGGCCCTGAAGAAGGGCCTGCGCTCCCAATCCATGGATAGTTTGGAGCACGAGCACCTTGTTAGCCCGCTGAAAAGGCGTCCGAAATTATCGAGGAGCAGCAAAAATCTGGCAGGAGCGGGAATAAATCGCGGGAGCAGGACAGAGCCCGAAGAGGAAACCGATGAGcaggatgaggaggaggatgatgACGAAGATGAG GAAACCGACCAAAGTGGAGATGAGGAGGAGGAATCAGGGACAGCAACAGACGACGAAAGGGAGCCCCCACAGCCGAGCAGCCAGGTCACCCCACACGATAATGTCTTTGGCGCCAAGATCCGATCTGGAGGCAAAGAAGTCGCCACGCCCTCCACCAGCGCCAGTGCGACTTCTGCTCCTTCGAAGCCCAGCAGACAAACGGTCAAGCATCCCTTCAAGGCGGTGGCCTCCACCCAT GCGAGGAGACGGAAGTCGGGAACTGGTCGCCTGGTAACCGTTGTTAAATCGAAGTCCTGA
- the LOC108033808 gene encoding cilia- and flagella-associated protein 276 encodes MIQYDTVQVKNVSWQPELHTEGTYMCSFPEPPPPEPHLNPGTWHGHLEPYQRLFYHQTMNSVRSSKRYRANPNIPKDGLDFSLQSRYDHTREAFPDKVDYVMQRETCRAISSWSAPGAAKEIGAQLKSFRVLRNTRFIRRKQEDILGHPLRIGGCKEKIHPHSVKLICSGVHNQLVNNGFSRQTSDGNFFRY; translated from the exons ATGATTCAATACGATACCGTGCAGGTCAAAAATGTTTCCTG GCAGCCTGAACTGCACACGGAGGGCACCTATATGTGCTCCTTTCCGGAGCCTCCGCCGCCGGAGCCTCACTTGAATCCGGGCACATGGCATGGCCATCTGGAGCCGTACCAACGGCTTTTTTATCACCAGACGATGAACTCGGTGCGGTCGAGCAAGCGATACCGTGCCAATCCGAACATCCCGAAGGACGGTCTAGATTTTTCGCTGCAGTCGCGCTACGACCACACCCGTGAAGCCTTTCCGGACAAGGTTGATTACGTGATGCAGCGGGAGACGTGCCGCGCCATAAGCAGCTGGTCGGCTCCTGGGGCAGCCAAGGAAATTGGCGCCCAGCTCAAATCATTTCGAGTGTTACGCAACACTCGCTTTATACGGCGCAAGCAGGAGGACATTCTGGGTCATCCCCTTCGCATTG GCGGTTGCAAGGAAAAGATCCACCCGCACAGCGTCAAGTTAATTTGCAGCGGCGTCCACAACCAGCTGGTCAACAACGGGTTCTCTCGCCAGACCTCCGACGGAAACTTCTTCCGCTATTAG
- the LOC108033810 gene encoding heat shock factor-binding protein 1 isoform X2: MTDLRNEMDSDLDQNYSLNSNADPKNMQELTIYNVQDKFQTMSDQIITRIDDMGNRIDDLEKSIADLMNQAGIEGQGPEK, from the exons ATGACCGATCTGCGCAACGAGATGGACAGCGATCTGGACCAGAACTACTCCCTGAACAGCAACGCGGACCCCAAGAACATGCAGGAGCTGACCATATAC AACGTGCAGGACAAGTTCCAGACGATGTCCGACCAGATCATAACGCGCATCGACGACATGGGCAACCGCATCGACGACCTGGAGAAGAGCATCGCTGACTTGATGAACCAGGCCGGTATCGAGGGCCAGGGCCCGGAGAAATGA